A section of the Pseudomonas lini genome encodes:
- the urtE gene encoding urea ABC transporter ATP-binding subunit UrtE has translation MLQVDKLHQYYGGSHILRGLTFEVKVGEVTCLLGRNGVGKTTLLKCLMGLLPAKEGAVNWEGKPITTFKPHQRVHAGIAYVPQGREIFGRLTVEENLLMGLSRFPGSEAKEVPAFIYELFPVLLQMKQRRGGDLSGGQQQQLAIGRALASRPRLLILDEPTEGIQPSVIKEIGAVIKQLAARGDMAILLVEQFYDFAAELADQYLVMSRGEIVQQGRGENMEAEGVRGLVTI, from the coding sequence ATGCTGCAAGTCGACAAGCTGCATCAGTACTACGGCGGTAGCCACATCCTGCGGGGCCTGACGTTTGAGGTGAAGGTCGGCGAAGTTACTTGCCTGCTCGGGCGCAACGGCGTGGGCAAGACCACCCTGCTCAAATGCCTGATGGGTTTGCTGCCGGCCAAGGAAGGCGCGGTGAACTGGGAGGGCAAACCGATCACCACATTCAAGCCGCACCAACGGGTGCATGCCGGCATCGCTTACGTGCCTCAGGGCCGGGAAATCTTCGGCCGCCTGACCGTGGAAGAAAATCTGCTGATGGGCCTGTCGCGGTTTCCCGGCTCTGAAGCCAAGGAAGTCCCGGCGTTCATCTACGAGCTGTTCCCGGTGCTGCTGCAAATGAAACAACGGCGCGGCGGTGACTTGTCCGGTGGTCAGCAACAGCAGCTGGCGATTGGCAGAGCACTGGCCAGTCGTCCACGGTTGCTGATTCTCGACGAACCCACCGAAGGCATTCAGCCGTCGGTGATCAAGGAAATCGGCGCGGTGATCAAGCAGCTTGCTGCGCGCGGCGACATGGCGATTTTGCTGGTGGAGCAGTTCTACGATTTCGCCGCCGAACTGGCCGATCAGTACCTGGTGATGTCCCGGGGCGAGATCGTGCAGCAGGGTCGCGGCGAAAATATGGAAGCCGAAGGCGTCCGTGGACTGGTTACGATCTAA
- the urtD gene encoding urea ABC transporter ATP-binding protein UrtD produces MRTTATAEFMLEPAFFPVEPNKDAGSSRDAIGLGQSAGKGLNTRHGTILTLEDINVSFDGFKALNDLNLYIGVGELRCIIGPNGAGKTTLMDVITGKTRPSHGKAWFGETLDLTQMSEVQIAQAGIGRKFQKPTVFEALSVFENLELAQKTDKSVWASLRARLSGEQKDRISEVLETIRLTASVNRPAGLLSHGQKQFLEIGMLLMQDPQLLLLDEPVAGMTDAETEFTAELFKSLAGKHSLMVVEHDMGFVGSIADHVTVLHQGSVLAEGSLEQVQDNERVIEVYLGR; encoded by the coding sequence ATGAGAACCACTGCAACGGCTGAATTCATGCTCGAACCGGCCTTTTTTCCGGTGGAGCCCAACAAGGACGCCGGCAGCAGCCGCGATGCCATCGGCCTCGGCCAGAGCGCCGGCAAAGGCCTGAACACTCGCCACGGCACCATCCTGACCCTGGAAGACATCAACGTCAGCTTCGATGGTTTCAAGGCGCTGAACGATTTGAACCTGTACATCGGCGTTGGCGAATTGCGCTGCATCATCGGCCCCAACGGCGCGGGCAAGACCACGCTGATGGACGTGATTACCGGCAAGACCCGGCCCAGTCACGGCAAGGCTTGGTTCGGTGAAACTCTCGATCTGACGCAGATGAGTGAAGTGCAGATTGCTCAGGCCGGTATCGGTCGCAAATTCCAGAAGCCAACGGTGTTCGAAGCCCTGAGCGTGTTCGAAAACCTGGAGTTGGCGCAGAAGACCGACAAGTCGGTATGGGCCAGCCTGCGGGCTCGTCTCAGCGGCGAGCAGAAAGATCGCATCAGCGAAGTGCTGGAAACCATTCGCCTGACCGCCTCGGTCAATCGTCCGGCGGGGTTGTTGTCCCACGGTCAGAAACAGTTTCTGGAAATCGGCATGCTGCTAATGCAGGACCCGCAATTGTTGCTGCTCGATGAGCCGGTGGCGGGCATGACCGACGCCGAAACCGAATTCACCGCCGAGCTGTTCAAGAGCCTGGCAGGCAAGCATTCGCTGATGGTGGTGGAACACGACATGGGCTTCGTCGGCTCGATCGCCGACCACGTCACCGTGTTGCACCAGGGCAGCGTGCTGGCCGAAGGGTCGCTGGAACAGGTGCAGGACAATGAGCGGGTGATCGAGGTCTACCTCGGTCGGTAG
- the urtC gene encoding urea ABC transporter permease subunit UrtC, whose protein sequence is MNQPLLLTATQKAGPKVTIAVGAVILVLLLALPLLSLLPADSALHVSAYTLTLMGKILCYAIVALALDLVWGYAGLLSLGHGLFFALGGYAMGMYLMRQASGDGLPAFMTFLSWTELPWYWTGTSSFLWAMCLVVLAPGLLALVFGFFAFRSRIKGVYFSIMTQALTFAGMLLFFRNETGFGGNNGFTNFRTILGFGITEPGTRAVLFFATVLLLVASLFIGWRLAQSKFGRVLTALRDAENRLMFCGYDPRGFKLFVWVLSAVLCGLAGALYVPQVGIINPSEMSPTNSIEAAVWVALGGRGTLIGPLLGAGVVNGMKSWFTVAFPEYWLFFLGALFIVVTLYLPKGVIGLLKKRGEQ, encoded by the coding sequence ATGAACCAGCCTCTGCTGCTCACAGCCACACAAAAGGCCGGCCCCAAGGTCACGATCGCCGTCGGTGCGGTGATCCTCGTTTTGCTGCTGGCGTTGCCGTTGTTGTCGTTGTTGCCTGCCGACAGCGCACTGCATGTCTCCGCTTATACATTGACCCTGATGGGCAAAATACTTTGCTACGCCATCGTCGCCCTGGCCCTCGATCTGGTCTGGGGTTACGCCGGCCTGTTGTCGTTGGGCCACGGTCTGTTCTTCGCCCTCGGCGGTTATGCGATGGGCATGTACCTGATGCGCCAGGCTTCGGGTGACGGCTTGCCGGCGTTCATGACGTTCCTGTCGTGGACCGAGTTGCCGTGGTACTGGACCGGCACCAGCAGCTTTCTCTGGGCCATGTGTCTGGTGGTGTTGGCGCCGGGCCTGCTCGCGCTGGTGTTCGGTTTCTTCGCCTTCCGTTCGCGGATCAAGGGCGTGTATTTCTCGATCATGACCCAGGCCCTGACCTTCGCCGGAATGCTGCTGTTTTTCCGCAACGAAACCGGGTTTGGCGGCAACAACGGCTTTACCAACTTCCGCACCATTCTCGGGTTTGGCATCACTGAACCGGGGACGCGTGCAGTGTTGTTTTTCGCCACGGTGCTGTTGCTGGTGGCGAGCCTGTTCATCGGCTGGCGGCTGGCGCAAAGCAAGTTCGGCCGGGTGCTGACCGCCCTGCGGGATGCGGAAAACCGCTTGATGTTCTGCGGCTACGATCCACGCGGCTTCAAATTGTTTGTCTGGGTGTTGAGCGCGGTGTTGTGTGGTTTGGCCGGCGCGCTGTATGTGCCGCAAGTCGGCATTATCAACCCGAGTGAAATGTCACCGACCAACTCCATCGAAGCCGCCGTGTGGGTGGCGCTGGGTGGTCGCGGCACGCTGATCGGTCCGCTGCTCGGCGCTGGTGTGGTCAATGGCATGAAGAGCTGGTTCACCGTGGCGTTTCCGGAATACTGGCTGTTCTTCCTCGGCGCGCTGTTCATCGTCGTGACGTTGTACCTGCCCAAAGGCGTGATCGGGTTGCTGAAGAAAAGGGGTGAACAATGA
- the urtB gene encoding urea ABC transporter permease subunit UrtB, which yields MPTALYRLIFAIALLLPMATHAGDAEDFVAANPVQQAKLLEAWAAQPDPARIELINALQQGELTLDGQPKTLRLNNRLRGLIDTALASHQLLAADAKIRLVAAQQLQKSAKPAQLKFLDQQLAAEKDETVHAALSLALANLQLVDTDPAVRLAAVRLLGETGDPLARTRLEGLLEAGIEADANVRTAAETSLAQVKRKLLIGEMLGQAFSGMSLGSILLLAALGLAITFGLLGVINMAHGEMLMLGAYSTYVVQLMFQHFAPQAIEFYPLIALPVAFFVTAAIGMALERTVIRHLYGRPLETLLATWGISLMLIQLVRLVFGAQNVEVANPAWLSGGIQVLPNLVLPYNRIVIIAFALFVVVLTWLLLNKTRLGLNVRAVTQNRNMAACCGVPTGRVDMLAFGLGSGIAGLGGVALSQIGNVGPDLGQSYIIDSFLVVVLGGVGQLAGSVLAAFGLGIANKILEPQIGAVLGKILILALIILFIQKRPQGLFALKGRVID from the coding sequence ATGCCCACCGCCCTTTACCGACTCATTTTCGCCATCGCACTTTTGCTGCCGATGGCCACCCACGCCGGCGACGCCGAAGACTTCGTCGCAGCCAATCCCGTGCAACAAGCAAAACTTCTGGAAGCCTGGGCCGCGCAGCCCGATCCGGCCCGTATCGAACTGATCAACGCCCTGCAACAAGGCGAGTTGACCCTCGATGGCCAACCGAAAACCCTGCGCCTGAACAACCGCCTGCGAGGTCTGATCGACACCGCTTTGGCCAGCCACCAATTGCTCGCCGCCGACGCCAAAATCCGTTTGGTCGCCGCGCAGCAATTACAGAAAAGCGCAAAACCCGCGCAACTGAAATTCCTCGACCAGCAACTCGCTGCAGAAAAAGACGAAACCGTTCACGCCGCCCTGAGCCTGGCACTGGCCAACCTGCAACTGGTCGACACCGACCCGGCCGTACGCCTCGCCGCGGTGCGTCTGCTCGGTGAAACCGGCGACCCACTGGCCCGCACCCGCCTCGAAGGTTTGCTTGAGGCCGGCATCGAAGCCGATGCCAATGTGCGCACCGCCGCCGAAACCAGCCTGGCCCAAGTCAAACGCAAATTGCTGATCGGCGAAATGCTCGGCCAGGCCTTTAGTGGCATGTCCCTTGGTTCAATTCTGCTGCTGGCGGCGCTGGGTCTTGCAATCACATTCGGCCTGCTCGGCGTGATCAACATGGCCCACGGCGAGATGCTGATGCTCGGCGCTTACTCGACGTATGTGGTGCAGTTGATGTTCCAGCACTTCGCCCCGCAAGCCATCGAGTTCTACCCGCTGATTGCTTTGCCGGTAGCGTTTTTCGTCACCGCCGCCATCGGCATGGCGCTGGAGCGCACGGTGATTCGTCATCTCTACGGTCGCCCGTTGGAAACCCTGCTGGCGACGTGGGGCATCAGCCTGATGCTGATTCAGTTGGTGCGCCTGGTGTTCGGCGCGCAGAACGTTGAAGTGGCCAACCCGGCATGGTTGTCGGGCGGGATTCAGGTGCTGCCGAACCTGGTGCTGCCGTACAACCGCATCGTGATCATCGCGTTCGCCTTGTTTGTGGTGGTGTTGACCTGGCTGCTGCTGAACAAGACTCGCCTGGGCCTCAACGTGCGCGCCGTCACCCAGAACCGCAACATGGCCGCCTGCTGCGGCGTGCCGACCGGGCGCGTCGACATGCTCGCCTTCGGCCTCGGCTCCGGCATTGCTGGCCTCGGCGGTGTGGCGCTCAGCCAGATCGGCAACGTCGGCCCGGACCTCGGCCAGAGCTACATCATCGACTCGTTCCTGGTGGTGGTACTCGGCGGTGTCGGTCAATTGGCCGGTAGCGTGCTGGCCGCCTTCGGGCTGGGGATCGCCAACAAAATTCTCGAACCGCAGATCGGTGCGGTGCTGGGCAAAATCCTGATCCTTGCGCTGATCATTCTGTTCATCCAGAAACGTCCGCAAGGCCTCTTCGCACTGAAAGGACGGGTGATCGACTGA
- the urtA gene encoding urea ABC transporter substrate-binding protein, with protein sequence MKRRSLIKAFTLSASIAAMGMAWTVQAAETIKVGILHSLSGTMAISETSLKDMALMTIDEINAKGGVNGKMLEPVVVDPASNWPLFAEKGRQLLTQDKVAVVFGCWTSVSRKSVLPVFEELNGLLFYPVQYEGEEMSPNVFYTGAAPNQQAIPAVEYLMSEEGGSAKRYFLLGTDYVYPRTTNKILRSFLHSKGVADKDIEEVYTPFGHSDYQTIVANIKKFSAGGKTAVISTVNGDSNVPFYKELANQGLKATDVPVVAFSVGEEELRGIDTKPLVGNLAAWNYFESVENPQNKKFVADWKAYAKKHNLPGADKAVTNDPMEATYVGIHMWAQAAEKAKSTDVNKVREALAGQTFAAPSGYTLTMDKTNHHLHKPVMIGEIQADGQFNVVWQTEGPIRAQPWSPFISGNDKKPDYAVKSN encoded by the coding sequence ATGAAGCGTCGCAGTTTGATCAAGGCTTTCACACTATCGGCAAGCATTGCCGCGATGGGCATGGCCTGGACGGTCCAGGCCGCCGAGACCATCAAGGTCGGTATTCTGCATTCGTTGTCCGGCACCATGGCGATCTCCGAAACCTCGCTCAAAGACATGGCGTTGATGACCATCGACGAAATCAACGCCAAGGGCGGCGTGAACGGCAAGATGCTGGAACCGGTGGTGGTTGACCCGGCGTCGAACTGGCCGCTGTTCGCCGAAAAGGGCCGCCAGTTACTGACTCAGGACAAGGTGGCGGTGGTGTTCGGTTGCTGGACCTCGGTGTCGCGTAAATCGGTGCTGCCGGTGTTCGAAGAGCTCAACGGCCTGCTGTTCTACCCGGTGCAGTACGAAGGCGAAGAGATGTCGCCGAACGTGTTCTACACCGGCGCGGCGCCCAACCAGCAGGCGATTCCGGCGGTGGAATACCTGATGAGCGAAGAAGGCGGCAGCGCCAAGCGCTACTTCCTGCTCGGCACCGACTACGTCTACCCGCGCACCACTAACAAGATTCTGCGCTCGTTCCTGCACTCCAAAGGTGTGGCGGACAAGGACATCGAAGAGGTCTACACCCCGTTCGGCCACAGCGACTATCAAACCATCGTGGCCAACATCAAAAAATTCTCCGCCGGTGGCAAGACTGCGGTCATCTCCACGGTCAACGGCGACTCCAACGTGCCGTTTTATAAAGAGCTGGCCAACCAGGGCCTGAAAGCCACCGACGTTCCGGTCGTGGCGTTCTCCGTGGGTGAAGAAGAACTGCGCGGCATCGACACCAAACCGTTGGTGGGCAACCTCGCGGCGTGGAACTACTTCGAGTCGGTCGAGAACCCGCAGAACAAGAAATTCGTCGCCGACTGGAAGGCCTACGCCAAGAAACACAACCTGCCGGGCGCTGACAAAGCAGTGACCAACGACCCGATGGAAGCCACTTACGTCGGCATCCATATGTGGGCGCAAGCGGCGGAGAAAGCCAAGTCCACCGACGTCAACAAAGTCCGCGAAGCCTTGGCTGGCCAGACCTTCGCCGCGCCGTCCGGTTACACGCTGACCATGGACAAGACCAACCACCACCTGCACAAGCCGGTGATGATCGGCGAGATTCAGGCCGACGGTCAGTTCAACGTGGTGTGGCAGACCGAAGGGCCGATCCGCGCCCAGCCGTGGAGCCCGTTTATCTCGGGTAACGACAAGAAGCCGGACTATGCGGTGAAGAGCAACTAA